A window of the Candidatus Paraluminiphilus aquimaris genome harbors these coding sequences:
- the sdhA gene encoding succinate dehydrogenase flavoprotein subunit: MRTISFDGVIVGGGGAGMRAALQLAQSGYKTAVISKVFPTRSHTVSAQGGITCAIASADPEDDWRWHMYDTVKGSDYIGDQDAIEYMCSVGPEAIFELEHMGLPFSRTEEGRIYQRPFGGQSKNYGEGGQAARTCAAADRTGHALLHTLYQNNVKNETVFFNEWFATDLVKNQDGAVVGVIAICIETGETVYVKSKATVFATGGAGRIYASTTNAHINTGDGVGMALRAGVPVQDMEMWQFHPTGIYGAGTLVTEGCRGEGGYLVNKDGERFMERYAPNAKDLAGRDVVARSMILEILEGRGCGPNGDHVKLKLDHLGEEVLESRLPGICELSRTFAHVDPVKEPIPVVPTCHYMMGGIPTNIHGQALTVDAAGNDEVIPGLYACGEIACVSVHGANRLGGNSLLDLVVFGRASGLFIEDALRQGIDMRDATVSDIEESNSRLVALNEREGGENVSALRKELQGVMQNYFGVFRNGEFMQQGIKKLDDLKERIANVKLEDKSNAFNTARVECLELQNLFETAEATAIVAEARKESRGAHAREDFTERNDDEWLCHSIYHREGRTVSKRSVNFTPKTVETFQPKIRTY; the protein is encoded by the coding sequence ATGCGAACTATCTCGTTCGACGGAGTAATTGTAGGCGGCGGCGGTGCAGGTATGCGCGCAGCCCTGCAACTTGCACAATCTGGCTATAAGACGGCCGTGATTTCGAAAGTGTTTCCAACGCGGTCTCACACCGTGAGTGCGCAAGGGGGGATTACCTGCGCCATTGCCAGTGCAGATCCCGAGGACGACTGGCGCTGGCACATGTACGACACAGTCAAAGGTAGCGACTACATTGGCGACCAAGACGCTATTGAGTACATGTGTTCAGTTGGCCCCGAGGCTATTTTCGAGCTCGAGCACATGGGGCTACCGTTCTCTCGAACTGAAGAGGGCCGCATTTATCAGCGTCCCTTCGGCGGTCAATCGAAGAACTATGGCGAAGGTGGTCAGGCAGCGCGGACTTGCGCAGCTGCCGACAGAACAGGGCACGCACTGTTGCACACGCTCTACCAGAACAACGTCAAAAACGAGACGGTTTTCTTCAACGAGTGGTTTGCCACTGATCTGGTGAAGAATCAAGATGGTGCAGTCGTAGGTGTCATTGCGATCTGCATTGAAACCGGCGAAACCGTCTATGTGAAATCTAAAGCGACTGTCTTCGCTACTGGCGGTGCGGGACGTATCTACGCGTCAACGACCAATGCCCACATCAATACGGGCGATGGCGTAGGTATGGCGCTCAGGGCCGGTGTTCCAGTGCAGGACATGGAAATGTGGCAGTTCCACCCCACCGGTATTTACGGTGCAGGCACCTTGGTCACTGAGGGTTGTCGTGGAGAGGGCGGTTACTTGGTAAACAAGGACGGCGAGCGCTTCATGGAGCGTTACGCGCCGAACGCAAAAGACCTTGCGGGCAGAGACGTTGTTGCACGATCCATGATTCTGGAGATCCTTGAGGGGCGCGGGTGCGGCCCAAATGGTGATCACGTAAAGTTAAAGCTCGATCACCTTGGAGAAGAGGTATTGGAGTCGCGGCTACCTGGTATTTGTGAACTGTCGCGCACCTTTGCACACGTTGATCCCGTTAAAGAGCCGATTCCTGTGGTGCCAACCTGCCATTACATGATGGGTGGTATTCCAACCAATATTCACGGTCAGGCCCTAACGGTCGATGCGGCTGGCAACGATGAAGTTATTCCTGGCCTGTATGCCTGCGGTGAGATCGCCTGTGTGTCGGTACACGGCGCTAACCGCTTAGGCGGTAATTCACTACTCGATCTGGTTGTCTTTGGACGCGCCTCGGGCTTGTTTATCGAGGATGCGCTCCGGCAGGGAATCGACATGCGCGACGCCACGGTAAGTGACATAGAAGAGTCCAATTCGCGTTTGGTTGCGCTCAATGAGCGCGAGGGCGGTGAGAACGTTTCGGCGCTGCGCAAAGAATTGCAGGGCGTTATGCAAAATTACTTCGGTGTTTTCCGAAACGGCGAGTTCATGCAGCAGGGCATTAAGAAGCTTGATGATCTCAAGGAGCGTATTGCAAACGTTAAGCTCGAAGACAAGAGTAACGCGTTTAACACTGCGCGCGTCGAGTGTTTAGAGCTTCAGAACCTATTTGAAACGGCTGAGGCGACCGCTATCGTTGCCGAGGCAAGGAAAGAGAGTCGCGGTGCACACGCCCGAGAGGACTTCACAGAGCGTAACGATGACGAATGGCTCTGCCACTCGATATATCACCGTGAAGGGCGCACGGTCAGCAAACGGTCGGTTAACTTCACGCCGAAGACTGTCGAAACTTTCCAACCGAAAATTCGTACCTACTAA
- the sdhD gene encoding succinate dehydrogenase, hydrophobic membrane anchor protein, protein MVTQVTSFSRNGLSDWLIQRVSSLIMLAYFLFIGFQIATGIDYTSWRALHDSTAMKVFSLLAIGAYVSHAWIGLWTVFTDYLTEYMLGSIGNVVRPVLQIAVVLTLVVYAIWVIQVIWG, encoded by the coding sequence GTGGTAACGCAGGTAACAAGCTTTAGCCGCAACGGTTTATCGGACTGGCTCATTCAGCGGGTGAGCTCGCTGATCATGCTGGCATATTTTTTGTTTATTGGTTTCCAGATAGCTACTGGGATTGACTACACTTCGTGGAGAGCGTTGCACGACTCCACCGCAATGAAGGTGTTTTCACTTCTTGCGATCGGTGCGTATGTGTCGCACGCCTGGATTGGTCTGTGGACGGTGTTCACTGACTACTTAACGGAGTACATGCTTGGGTCTATCGGTAATGTTGTTAGACCGGTGTTACAAATTGCAGTCGTACTGACGTTGGTGGTCTATGCCATCTGGGTTATTCAAGTTATTTGGGGATAA
- the sdhC gene encoding succinate dehydrogenase, cytochrome b556 subunit — protein MKPRGSKDSRPVNLDISTIQLPITAVASISHRITGVLLFASSLLLVWALDMSLASQESFDSLVAIMSSATAKLILWVFLVVFSYHVLAGIRHLIMDMGVGEDFKTGALGARILFVAAALAAVAWGVVLW, from the coding sequence GTGAAACCACGCGGAAGTAAGGACAGCCGTCCTGTCAATCTAGACATCAGCACCATCCAGCTGCCAATCACGGCGGTGGCATCAATTTCCCACCGGATCACGGGGGTGTTGTTGTTCGCATCAAGCCTGTTGTTGGTGTGGGCTCTGGATATGAGCTTAGCGTCTCAGGAGAGCTTTGATTCGCTCGTGGCGATCATGAGTTCTGCTACAGCTAAGCTGATCCTCTGGGTATTTTTGGTGGTGTTCTCGTATCACGTACTTGCAGGTATCCGGCACCTTATTATGGATATGGGTGTAGGAGAAGATTTCAAAACGGGTGCCCTCGGTGCTCGTATTCTTTTCGTCGCGGCAGCTCTTGCCGCCGTAGCATGGGGAGTAGTGCTGTGGTAA